A section of the Mesorhizobium loti genome encodes:
- the ubiA gene encoding 4-hydroxybenzoate octaprenyltransferase: MEPIQSKAAQGRVADAPNGHWVYRVLPRAVWPYAQLARWDRPIGWQLLLWPCWWSAALAASAYPRPGDPLLSLLPAPWYLVLFLVGAIAMRGAGCTYNDIVDEGIDNQVERTRSRPLPSGQTTRRRAWLFLVLQALVGLAVLIQFNSFAILLGVCSLAIVAIYPFMKRITNWPQLFLGLAFSWGALMGWAVEFGDLDGPAIMLYIGSILWVIGYDTIYAHQDKEDDAIVGVRSTARLFGDNTKAWLAGLYGGTLVCFAIAFASAQAPVVALAGLIAAGAHMARQITVLDINDADQCLRLFRSNNQVGWLIFLGLIGGALWVALKPLV, translated from the coding sequence ATGGAACCTATCCAATCGAAAGCGGCCCAGGGCCGTGTCGCCGATGCGCCGAACGGCCATTGGGTCTACCGCGTGCTGCCGCGCGCGGTTTGGCCCTATGCGCAACTTGCGCGATGGGACAGGCCGATCGGCTGGCAATTGCTTCTGTGGCCGTGCTGGTGGTCGGCGGCGCTCGCGGCGAGCGCCTATCCGCGCCCCGGCGACCCGCTGCTCTCGCTGCTGCCGGCGCCATGGTATCTCGTGCTGTTCCTGGTCGGCGCCATCGCCATGCGCGGCGCCGGCTGCACCTACAACGACATCGTCGACGAAGGCATAGACAACCAGGTCGAGCGCACCCGCTCGCGCCCGCTGCCGTCCGGCCAGACCACGCGGCGGCGGGCCTGGCTGTTCCTTGTGCTGCAGGCCCTGGTCGGCCTTGCCGTGCTCATTCAGTTCAACAGCTTCGCCATTCTGCTCGGCGTCTGCTCACTGGCGATCGTGGCCATCTATCCATTCATGAAGCGGATAACCAACTGGCCGCAACTGTTCCTAGGCCTTGCCTTTTCCTGGGGTGCACTGATGGGATGGGCGGTCGAGTTCGGCGATCTCGATGGCCCCGCCATCATGCTCTATATCGGCTCGATCCTGTGGGTGATCGGCTACGACACGATCTATGCGCATCAGGACAAGGAAGACGACGCCATTGTCGGCGTGCGTTCGACGGCACGGCTGTTCGGCGACAACACCAAGGCGTGGCTGGCCGGGCTTTATGGCGGTACGCTGGTCTGTTTCGCCATCGCCTTCGCCTCGGCGCAGGCGCCGGTGGTGGCGCTCGCCGGATTGATCGCCGCCGGCGCCCACATGGCCCGCCAGATCACGGTTCTGGATATCAACGATGCGGACCAATGCCTGCGGCTGTTCCGGTCGAACAACCAGGTCGGCTGGCTGATCTTCCTCGGCCTGATCGGCGGCGCATTGTGGGTCGCACTGAAGCCGCTGGTGTAG
- a CDS encoding L-threonylcarbamoyladenylate synthase, translating to MAEILAVDEALERALALLRGGDVVAIPTETVYGLAADATNGIGVARIFEAKGRPRFNPLIAHVADMAMAERIAIFDPLSRRLAQSFWPGPLTLVLPQRPGNGIHPLVTAGLDTIALRMPRGFGGDLIARLGRPLAAPSANSSGKISATTAQAVAADLGTRIKLVVDAGATPVGLESTIVKAEGAGVRLLRPGGVSAEEIEAAIGVKLFRGGAAGIEAPGMLASHYAPGAGVRLNAGTVGKDEALLGFGRQRAEGWRDAAAFLNLSETGDLREAAGNLFAYMQELDRSGARTIAVETIPFDGLGEAINDRLSRAAAPRDNVQPAP from the coding sequence GTGGCTGAGATACTTGCCGTCGACGAAGCGTTGGAGCGGGCGCTGGCTCTGCTTCGGGGCGGCGATGTCGTGGCCATCCCGACGGAGACCGTCTACGGGCTTGCCGCCGATGCCACTAACGGCATCGGCGTAGCGCGTATCTTCGAGGCCAAGGGGCGGCCGCGTTTCAATCCGCTGATCGCCCATGTCGCTGACATGGCGATGGCCGAGCGCATCGCAATATTCGATCCGCTGTCGAGGAGACTGGCGCAGTCGTTCTGGCCGGGTCCGCTGACGCTGGTGCTGCCGCAGCGGCCCGGAAACGGCATCCATCCGCTAGTCACGGCCGGGCTCGATACGATTGCCTTGCGCATGCCGAGGGGCTTTGGCGGTGACCTCATCGCAAGACTCGGCCGGCCACTTGCCGCGCCCAGCGCCAACTCATCCGGCAAGATCAGCGCGACGACCGCACAAGCAGTGGCGGCGGATCTCGGGACGCGCATCAAGCTGGTGGTCGATGCCGGCGCGACGCCGGTCGGGCTGGAATCGACCATCGTCAAAGCCGAAGGGGCAGGAGTGCGCTTGCTTCGGCCAGGGGGCGTCTCCGCCGAGGAAATCGAAGCGGCCATTGGCGTGAAACTGTTTCGTGGCGGTGCCGCCGGCATCGAGGCGCCGGGCATGCTTGCCTCGCACTACGCGCCGGGGGCAGGGGTGCGGCTCAACGCCGGAACGGTAGGCAAAGACGAAGCCCTGCTCGGCTTCGGGCGCCAGCGGGCCGAAGGCTGGCGTGATGCCGCAGCGTTCCTCAATTTGTCTGAAACCGGTGACCTGCGCGAAGCGGCAGGCAATCTTTTCGCCTATATGCAGGAACTCGACCGCAGCGGCGCGCGCACCATCGCCGTCGAGACGATTCCATTCGACGGGCTTGGCGAGGCCATCAACGACCGGCTCTCGCGTGCCGCCGCCCCTCGTGACAATGTACAGCCCGCACCGTAG
- a CDS encoding DUF6101 family protein, translated as MNTGLKPVWAGRNMRLDPFRLPQVVSYATRDDYGDVTFTIDQRGAVIRRMLEMSGVPAIIALPANAFRGVAARAMEDPDGNVTVTLELLHNDPMLSVPLLVADDLDDVAADWRAWADAYRLPMLLIESDGVARTLEESLGAAIKTLPPQDRRKGRISTTRRPRFLARRRAGNLGLRLVIGGQEIISRD; from the coding sequence ATGAACACTGGACTGAAGCCAGTCTGGGCGGGACGCAACATGCGCCTCGACCCATTCCGCCTGCCGCAGGTGGTTAGCTACGCCACACGCGACGACTATGGCGACGTGACCTTCACCATCGACCAGCGCGGCGCCGTGATCCGTCGCATGCTGGAGATGAGCGGCGTGCCGGCGATCATCGCGCTGCCCGCCAACGCGTTCCGCGGCGTTGCCGCCCGCGCGATGGAGGATCCGGACGGCAATGTCACGGTTACCCTCGAACTCCTGCACAACGACCCAATGCTGTCGGTGCCTCTGCTGGTGGCCGACGACCTCGATGATGTCGCCGCCGACTGGCGCGCCTGGGCCGATGCCTACCGCCTGCCGATGCTCCTGATCGAATCGGATGGCGTTGCCCGCACGCTGGAGGAATCGCTCGGCGCCGCCATCAAGACGCTGCCGCCGCAGGATCGCCGCAAGGGCCGCATTTCGACCACGCGCCGCCCGCGCTTCCTCGCCCGCCGCAGGGCCGGCAACCTTGGTCTCAGGCTGGTCATCGGCGGCCAGGAGATCATTTCAAGGGATTGA
- the glyS gene encoding glycine--tRNA ligase subunit beta has protein sequence MPDLLLELRSEEIPARMQRKAAGDLRKMLTDGLVEAGLTYEAAREYWTPRRLALDIRGLTARSKDISEEIKGPSTTAPEQAVQGFLRKAGLSSIAEAHVHSDPKKGDFYVAHISKPGRAAEEIIAELVPGIIRNFPWPKSMRWGPASAKPGSLRWVRPLQSILCTFGPETEEPVVVDFEIDGIRSGNTTYGHRFLAPGEITVRRFDDYVSKLEAAKVVLDAERRKEIILADARNLAFANGLDLVEDDGLLEEVSGLVEWPVVLMGEFEEAFLAIPAEVIRLTIRANQKCFVTRPQGEGETLSNRFILTSNIEARDGGKEIAHGNGKVVRARLSDALYFWTTDQGDLPDLGQLEASAKKFGLDLKKPLDQRMARLDHLGVTFHAKLGTQGERVERIQRLAGELAPNVGAEPALAARAAVLAKADLTTEVVGEFPELQGAMGRKYALLQGEHPSVAAAIEEHYKPQGPSDYVPSDPVSVAVALADKLDTLVGFWAIDEKPTGSKDPYALRRAALGVVRILVENRIQLRLTSLFAKAGARYAGGGVEQIRDLLAFFHDRLKVYLRDQGARHDLIDAVITPQSDDLLQIVRRVEALGSFLDTEDGKNLLAGTKRAANILAAEEKKKTAVAEAVEPALFKENAEKSLFAAVNQAEKQAGEAIQNEDFSAAMLALSALREPVDSFFEGVLVNDEDLAVRANRLALLTRIRAATGQVADFSKIAG, from the coding sequence ATGCCTGACCTGCTTCTAGAACTCCGCTCGGAAGAGATCCCCGCCCGCATGCAGCGCAAGGCGGCTGGTGATCTCAGGAAGATGCTGACCGACGGTCTGGTCGAGGCGGGGCTGACCTATGAGGCGGCGCGCGAGTACTGGACGCCGCGGCGTCTGGCGCTCGACATCAGGGGCCTGACGGCGCGCTCGAAGGATATAAGTGAAGAGATCAAGGGGCCGTCGACGACGGCGCCCGAGCAGGCGGTCCAGGGGTTCCTGCGCAAGGCCGGCCTGTCTTCCATCGCCGAGGCACATGTCCACTCCGATCCGAAGAAGGGCGACTTCTATGTCGCTCACATTTCGAAGCCGGGCAGGGCGGCTGAAGAGATCATCGCCGAACTGGTGCCTGGCATCATCCGCAATTTCCCCTGGCCGAAATCGATGCGTTGGGGGCCGGCCTCGGCCAAGCCCGGCTCGCTGCGCTGGGTGCGGCCGCTGCAATCGATCCTGTGCACCTTCGGCCCGGAGACCGAGGAGCCTGTCGTGGTCGATTTCGAGATCGACGGCATCCGCTCCGGCAACACCACCTATGGCCACCGCTTCCTGGCGCCCGGCGAAATCACCGTGCGTCGCTTCGACGATTATGTGAGCAAGCTGGAGGCCGCGAAGGTCGTGCTCGATGCCGAGCGGCGCAAGGAGATCATCCTCGCCGACGCCCGCAACCTCGCCTTTGCCAACGGGCTCGATCTGGTCGAGGACGATGGGCTGTTGGAGGAAGTGTCCGGGCTGGTCGAATGGCCTGTCGTGCTGATGGGTGAGTTCGAGGAGGCATTTCTCGCCATTCCGGCCGAGGTGATCCGGTTGACCATCCGCGCCAACCAGAAGTGCTTTGTCACGCGCCCGCAAGGTGAAGGCGAAACGCTGTCCAACCGCTTCATCCTCACTTCCAACATCGAGGCCAGGGACGGCGGCAAGGAGATTGCCCACGGCAACGGCAAGGTGGTGCGCGCGCGCCTCTCCGACGCGCTCTATTTCTGGACGACCGACCAAGGCGATCTGCCGGACCTCGGCCAGCTCGAAGCGTCGGCAAAAAAGTTTGGGCTCGATCTGAAGAAGCCGCTCGACCAGCGCATGGCCCGCCTCGACCATCTCGGCGTCACCTTCCACGCCAAGCTCGGCACGCAAGGCGAGCGGGTGGAGCGGATCCAGCGATTGGCTGGGGAATTGGCGCCGAACGTCGGCGCTGAGCCGGCGCTCGCCGCCCGCGCCGCGGTTCTCGCCAAGGCTGATCTCACCACCGAGGTGGTCGGCGAGTTCCCCGAACTGCAGGGGGCCATGGGCCGCAAATACGCGCTGCTGCAGGGCGAACACCCCTCCGTGGCCGCGGCCATCGAAGAACACTACAAGCCGCAGGGCCCGTCCGATTATGTGCCGAGCGACCCGGTGTCGGTCGCCGTCGCGCTCGCCGACAAGCTCGATACGCTGGTCGGCTTCTGGGCGATCGATGAAAAGCCGACGGGGTCAAAGGATCCTTATGCGTTGCGTCGCGCAGCGCTGGGCGTTGTGAGGATTTTGGTCGAGAATCGAATTCAATTGCGGCTCACTTCCCTTTTTGCAAAGGCTGGTGCCCGGTATGCGGGGGGCGGCGTGGAGCAGATCCGAGACCTCCTGGCCTTCTTCCACGACCGCCTGAAAGTCTACCTCCGCGATCAGGGCGCCCGGCACGATCTCATCGACGCCGTCATCACCCCGCAGTCCGACGACCTCCTGCAGATCGTCCGCCGCGTCGAGGCGCTCGGCTCTTTCCTTGACACAGAGGACGGCAAGAACTTGCTCGCCGGCACCAAGCGCGCGGCCAACATCCTGGCTGCCGAAGAGAAGAAGAAAACGGCGGTCGCCGAAGCCGTTGAGCCGGCTCTGTTCAAGGAGAATGCCGAGAAATCGCTGTTCGCGGCGGTGAATCAGGCCGAGAAGCAAGCCGGCGAAGCGATTCAAAACGAAGACTTTTCCGCCGCCATGCTGGCGCTTAGCGCGTTACGCGAACCCGTTGATTCATTCTTTGAAGGCGTTCTCGTGAATGATGAAGACCTGGCGGTGCGGGCCAACCGTCTTGCGCTTCTCACGCGCATCCGCGCGGCCACGGGGCAGGTCGCTGATTTCTCGAAAATCGCCGGTTGA
- a CDS encoding phytanoyl-CoA dioxygenase family protein, with protein MASQTAAHAIDTDIIDADIIADYQRDGAVCIRGAFKGWVDTIAAGIERNMQNRSATASDIANGKGSFFDDYCNWERIPEFVRVVRESPAAELAAAVMQSRTAQFFHDHVLVKEPGTQKPTPWHQDIPYYFVDGQQTVSFWIPIDPVKEATLRLIAGSHKWDKMILPVRWLDDSNFYAGEGDYLPVPDPDNDPSMKVLEWEMEPGDAILFDFRTAHGARGNPTAARRRALSLRWVGDDAHYVERPGRTSPPYHGHGMQPGQKLREDWFPVVFPA; from the coding sequence ATGGCTTCCCAGACTGCTGCCCACGCAATCGACACCGATATCATCGACGCGGATATAATTGCCGACTACCAGCGTGACGGCGCAGTCTGCATTCGCGGCGCCTTCAAGGGTTGGGTCGACACGATTGCCGCCGGCATCGAGCGCAATATGCAAAACCGCAGCGCCACCGCGTCCGACATCGCCAATGGCAAGGGCAGTTTCTTCGACGATTACTGCAACTGGGAGCGTATTCCCGAATTCGTCAGGGTGGTGCGCGAATCGCCGGCCGCCGAACTGGCGGCGGCGGTGATGCAGTCGCGCACCGCGCAGTTCTTCCATGATCATGTGCTGGTCAAGGAACCCGGCACCCAGAAGCCGACACCCTGGCATCAGGATATCCCCTATTATTTCGTCGATGGCCAGCAGACGGTGAGCTTCTGGATCCCCATCGACCCGGTAAAGGAGGCGACGCTGCGCCTGATCGCCGGCTCGCACAAATGGGACAAGATGATCCTGCCTGTGCGCTGGCTCGACGACAGCAATTTCTACGCCGGCGAGGGCGACTACCTGCCGGTACCCGATCCCGACAACGATCCGTCGATGAAGGTTCTTGAATGGGAGATGGAGCCAGGCGACGCCATCTTGTTCGACTTCCGCACAGCGCACGGCGCGCGCGGCAACCCGACCGCGGCACGGCGCCGGGCGCTGTCGCTGCGCTGGGTCGGCGACGATGCCCACTATGTCGAGCGGCCGGGCCGCACCTCGCCGCCCTATCATGGTCACGGCATGCAGCCGGGCCAGAAATTGCGCGAGGACTGGTTCCCGGTGGTTTTTCCCGCCTGA
- the purD gene encoding phosphoribosylamine--glycine ligase, translating to MNVLLLGSGGREHALAWKIAASPLLTKLYAAPGNPGIGSDAELVKLDITDHAAVAAFCREKEIDLVVVGPEGPLVAGIADDLRAENIRVFGPSKAAARLEGSKGFTKDLCARYNIPTAAYGRFGDLASAKAYLEKTGAPIVIKADGLAAGKGVTVAMTLDEALAALDACFEGSFGAAGAEVVIEEFMTGEEASFFCLCDGTTALPFGTAQDHKRVGDGDVGPNTGGMGAYSPAPVMTPEMVERTMREIIEPTMRGMADLGAPFAGILFAGLMITDKGPKLIEYNTRFGDPECQVLMMRLKDDLLVLLNAAVDGQLAHTSIRWRDQAALTVVMAARGYPGTPEKGSVIRGVEQAAGEGAQIFHAGTAINGGALVANGGRVLNVTATGATVREAQARAYAALDRIDWPDGFCRRDIGWQAVAREQAS from the coding sequence ATGAACGTTCTTCTTCTCGGCTCCGGCGGCCGCGAACATGCGCTTGCCTGGAAGATCGCCGCCTCGCCGCTGCTGACCAAGCTCTACGCGGCCCCCGGCAATCCGGGCATCGGCAGCGATGCCGAGCTGGTGAAGCTCGATATCACCGATCATGCCGCCGTGGCCGCCTTCTGCCGGGAGAAAGAAATCGACCTCGTGGTGGTCGGCCCGGAAGGGCCGCTCGTCGCCGGAATTGCCGACGACCTGCGCGCGGAAAACATCCGCGTCTTTGGGCCTTCGAAAGCCGCCGCGAGGCTGGAGGGTTCGAAGGGTTTCACCAAGGATCTCTGCGCGCGATACAACATCCCGACCGCCGCCTACGGCCGTTTCGGCGATCTGGCCTCCGCCAAGGCCTATCTGGAGAAGACTGGTGCGCCGATCGTCATCAAGGCCGACGGGCTCGCCGCCGGCAAGGGCGTTACCGTCGCCATGACGCTGGACGAGGCGCTGGCGGCACTAGATGCCTGTTTCGAGGGATCCTTCGGCGCCGCCGGCGCGGAAGTGGTGATCGAGGAGTTCATGACCGGCGAGGAGGCGAGCTTCTTCTGTCTCTGCGACGGTACCACCGCACTGCCCTTCGGCACGGCACAGGATCACAAGCGCGTTGGCGACGGCGACGTCGGCCCCAACACGGGTGGCATGGGCGCCTATTCGCCGGCCCCGGTGATGACGCCTGAGATGGTCGAGCGCACCATGCGCGAAATCATCGAGCCGACGATGCGCGGCATGGCCGATCTTGGCGCGCCCTTCGCCGGCATTCTCTTCGCCGGGCTGATGATCACCGACAAGGGGCCGAAGCTGATCGAATACAACACCCGTTTCGGCGATCCGGAATGCCAGGTGCTGATGATGCGGCTGAAGGACGATTTGCTGGTGCTGCTCAATGCCGCCGTGGACGGCCAGTTGGCGCACACTTCCATACGCTGGCGCGACCAGGCGGCGCTCACCGTGGTGATGGCCGCGCGGGGCTATCCCGGCACGCCGGAAAAAGGCTCCGTCATCCGCGGCGTCGAGCAGGCGGCGGGCGAAGGCGCCCAGATCTTCCACGCCGGTACCGCCATCAATGGCGGCGCGCTGGTTGCCAATGGCGGCCGTGTCCTCAATGTCACGGCAACCGGAGCCACGGTCCGCGAGGCGCAGGCGCGGGCCTACGCCGCGCTCGACCGGATCGACTGGCCGGACGGATTCTGCCGTCGCGACATCGGCTGGCAGGCCGTGGCGCGCGAGCAGGCGAGCTGA
- a CDS encoding LysR family transcriptional regulator, which yields MNLTLTQLRYLVAVARHGSVTGAARTLNISQPSISVAIDAIEKDFGQKLFVRQRGSGVSLTSFGRVVVAKAKQVLAETDELMSLGSGNSVIGGELVLGCFEDLAPYFAPGLIRAFSERHPSVDVIVRDETFETLGRRLADAAIDLGLSYDLGLPTHFARILLHELRPHALLPAGHALAGRPEVSLADLAAYPLITTNQPQSWQHMLDLFRSRGLSPVADKATSSFELQRSMVANGFGVAVSYTRPHGDRSYDGLPLICKPLSDPLPMQRIILTYDTHQRVSNAALAFVEAAKSWSSTRDIFTS from the coding sequence ATGAACCTCACCCTCACCCAGTTGCGTTATCTGGTCGCTGTCGCCCGCCACGGCAGCGTCACCGGAGCGGCCAGAACTCTGAATATCTCGCAGCCGTCGATTTCGGTGGCTATCGACGCCATCGAAAAGGATTTCGGCCAAAAACTGTTCGTGCGCCAGCGCGGAAGCGGCGTTTCGCTGACCTCGTTCGGCCGTGTCGTCGTGGCGAAGGCAAAACAGGTTCTTGCTGAGACCGATGAACTCATGAGTCTCGGTTCGGGCAATTCAGTTATCGGCGGCGAGCTGGTGCTTGGATGTTTCGAGGATCTGGCGCCTTATTTCGCGCCGGGTCTCATCCGCGCTTTCTCCGAGCGCCATCCAAGTGTCGACGTCATCGTTCGCGACGAGACATTCGAGACGCTCGGACGACGCCTGGCGGACGCAGCCATCGATCTCGGGCTCAGCTACGATCTCGGTCTGCCCACGCATTTCGCCCGCATCCTGCTGCACGAACTGCGACCGCACGCGCTGTTGCCGGCGGGCCATGCTCTAGCGGGTCGCCCCGAAGTGAGCCTCGCGGATCTGGCCGCCTATCCGCTGATCACCACGAACCAGCCGCAGAGCTGGCAGCATATGCTCGATCTGTTCCGCAGCCGTGGTCTCTCGCCAGTGGCCGACAAGGCGACGAGTTCGTTCGAACTCCAGCGCAGCATGGTGGCGAACGGTTTTGGTGTCGCCGTCAGCTACACCCGGCCGCATGGTGACCGCAGCTACGACGGCCTGCCCCTGATCTGCAAGCCGCTGTCGGACCCGCTGCCGATGCAGCGGATCATTCTCACCTATGACACGCATCAGCGCGTGTCGAACGCGGCACTCGCGTTCGTCGAGGCGGCAAAATCCTGGTCTTCGACCCGCGATATCTTTACCTCATGA
- a CDS encoding glycoside hydrolase family 25 protein, with translation MAAQASNFSEPWKNADRALVVDAYEYNSIDWAQLATDKRIVGFINKASDGMPPPYFCSGSDTDVKLCKALWKRHAVTRELFQTRRVVAKALGMKWGAYHLARPGNPVEQANNFLDFADPAPDDLMVLDLEGNDPSQWMSLDDAEEFVRQVHRRMGRFPVLYTNGKTAQYIADNRYKYRLLSRLPLWYARYRPDIDVHFPMGNWQGYALWQFSAQANCGRFRCPYRVAGTPNDIDVNVAPTDAATLRQQWPFGGLIDVPSDYLASVPVPLSREAALAGKATLIYADVATPPTFEEMVAVLGSRWSKFRDGFHMPVVKTVPRRPGFGIVQYVAWKRTEQRSPEQLDAAFAGADPVSTASTEIDRGQQ, from the coding sequence ATGGCGGCACAGGCTTCGAATTTCTCCGAGCCGTGGAAGAATGCCGACCGCGCCCTGGTGGTCGATGCCTATGAATACAATTCCATCGACTGGGCGCAACTTGCCACCGACAAGCGCATCGTCGGATTCATCAACAAGGCTTCCGACGGCATGCCGCCGCCCTATTTCTGTTCTGGCAGCGATACAGACGTGAAGCTGTGCAAGGCGCTGTGGAAACGCCATGCGGTGACCCGCGAACTGTTCCAGACGCGCCGGGTCGTGGCCAAGGCGCTCGGCATGAAGTGGGGCGCCTATCACCTGGCCCGCCCCGGCAATCCGGTCGAGCAGGCGAACAATTTCCTCGATTTTGCCGATCCCGCGCCGGACGATCTCATGGTTCTCGACCTCGAGGGCAACGATCCCTCGCAGTGGATGTCGCTCGACGATGCCGAGGAGTTCGTGCGCCAGGTGCATCGGCGCATGGGCCGCTTCCCGGTGCTCTATACCAACGGCAAGACGGCCCAGTACATCGCCGACAATCGCTACAAGTACCGGCTTCTGTCGCGGCTGCCGCTTTGGTACGCGCGCTACAGGCCTGATATCGACGTGCATTTTCCGATGGGCAACTGGCAAGGCTATGCGCTCTGGCAATTTTCCGCGCAGGCCAATTGCGGCCGCTTCCGTTGCCCCTACAGGGTTGCCGGCACGCCCAACGATATCGACGTCAACGTCGCGCCGACCGATGCCGCCACGCTGCGCCAGCAATGGCCGTTTGGCGGGCTGATCGACGTGCCATCAGACTATCTTGCCAGCGTGCCGGTGCCGCTCTCGCGCGAGGCAGCGCTCGCGGGCAAGGCGACCCTGATCTATGCGGATGTGGCAACGCCTCCGACGTTCGAGGAAATGGTCGCCGTGCTCGGTTCGCGCTGGTCGAAATTCCGCGACGGGTTCCACATGCCTGTGGTGAAGACGGTGCCGCGCAGGCCGGGCTTCGGCATTGTGCAATATGTCGCCTGGAAGCGAACCGAACAGCGTTCGCCCGAGCAGCTCGACGCCGCTTTCGCCGGGGCCGATCCGGTCAGCACCGCTTCGACCGAAATCGACCGCGGTCAGCAATAG
- a CDS encoding FAD-binding oxidoreductase translates to MTDISQKLDPALIDRFAAIVGEKYALRDEQDIAPYLIERRGLWHGVTSLVLRPGSVDEVSRIMRLATETGTPVVPQSGNTGLVGAQVPDRSGREIILSLSRLNRIREIDVLSNTVTAEAGVILQTLQEAADAADRLFPLSLAAQGSCQIGGNLSSNAGGTGVLAYGNARELCLGVEVVLPTGEVFDDLRKLKKDNTGYDLKNLFVGAEGTLGIITAAVLKLFPKPKGREVAFVGLSSAEAALALFSLAMDRAGASLTAFELIGKRPYDFTLRHGQGVVRPLADDWPWYVLMQVSSGRSDADGRALIEEVLADGLEQGIVGDAVVAASLAQGDAFWNFRETLPECQKPEGASIKHDISVPIASIPRFIEQAAGAVASVSAGARVVCFGHMGDGNLHYNISRPLDGDDEAFLALYHPMNKAVHDVVRSFHGSISAEHGIGQLKRDELIATAPPMAIDLMRRVKAAFDPAGIMNPGKVI, encoded by the coding sequence ATGACCGACATTTCGCAAAAACTCGATCCCGCTCTCATCGATCGCTTCGCCGCCATCGTTGGCGAAAAATACGCGCTGCGCGACGAGCAGGATATCGCGCCCTATCTCATCGAGCGGCGCGGGCTCTGGCATGGCGTGACGTCGCTGGTGCTGCGGCCGGGCAGTGTCGACGAGGTCAGCAGGATCATGCGGCTTGCGACCGAGACGGGAACGCCGGTCGTGCCGCAAAGCGGCAACACCGGCCTGGTCGGCGCCCAGGTGCCGGACAGATCCGGCCGCGAGATCATCCTGTCGCTGTCGCGGCTGAACCGCATCCGCGAGATCGATGTCCTGTCGAACACGGTCACGGCGGAGGCCGGCGTTATCCTGCAGACGCTGCAGGAGGCGGCCGACGCCGCCGACCGGCTGTTTCCGCTCTCGCTGGCCGCGCAAGGCTCCTGCCAGATCGGCGGCAACCTGTCTTCCAATGCCGGCGGCACCGGCGTGCTTGCCTACGGCAACGCGCGCGAACTGTGCCTCGGGGTCGAAGTGGTGCTGCCCACGGGCGAGGTGTTCGACGATTTGCGCAAGCTGAAGAAGGACAACACCGGCTACGATTTGAAGAACCTGTTCGTCGGCGCTGAAGGCACGCTTGGCATCATCACCGCCGCAGTGCTCAAACTGTTCCCCAAGCCGAAAGGGCGCGAGGTCGCATTCGTCGGGCTGTCGTCCGCCGAGGCGGCATTGGCGCTGTTCAGCCTGGCGATGGACCGCGCCGGCGCTTCGCTCACCGCCTTCGAATTGATCGGCAAGAGACCTTACGACTTCACGCTCAGGCATGGTCAAGGTGTGGTGAGGCCGCTGGCCGATGATTGGCCTTGGTATGTCTTGATGCAGGTTTCCTCAGGCCGCTCGGATGCCGACGGCCGGGCCCTGATCGAGGAGGTGCTGGCGGATGGTCTCGAGCAAGGCATCGTTGGCGATGCGGTAGTCGCGGCAAGCCTTGCCCAGGGCGACGCTTTCTGGAATTTCCGCGAGACGCTACCGGAGTGCCAGAAGCCGGAGGGCGCCTCGATCAAGCACGACATCTCGGTGCCGATCGCATCGATCCCCCGGTTCATCGAACAGGCGGCCGGCGCGGTGGCATCGGTCAGTGCCGGTGCCCGCGTGGTCTGCTTCGGCCATATGGGCGACGGCAACCTCCATTATAATATCTCGCGACCGCTCGACGGCGATGACGAGGCGTTTCTCGCCCTCTACCATCCCATGAACAAGGCCGTGCATGATGTCGTGCGGTCCTTCCACGGTTCGATCTCCGCCGAGCACGGCATCGGCCAGTTGAAGCGCGACGAACTGATCGCCACCGCGCCGCCGATGGCCATCGATCTGATGCGCCGGGTGAAGGCTGCCTTCGACCCTGCCGGCATCATGAATCCCGGTAAGGTTATCTGA